Proteins from a single region of Starkeya sp. ORNL1:
- a CDS encoding MarR family transcriptional regulator, with product MDDPSRSGKRSIQPADYAALAAFRRALREFLAFSEAAARKSGVTAQQHQAILAIRGHKDGEPLTVGELAEHLTIRHHSAVELVDRLAKAGLVTRVGAEHDRRTVLVGLTPKSEGILEELSAIHLDELKSSRELLVQLLERLDRA from the coding sequence GTCACGATCCGGGAAGCGTTCCATCCAGCCGGCGGACTATGCGGCCCTCGCCGCATTCCGCCGGGCGCTACGTGAATTCCTGGCGTTCAGCGAAGCGGCCGCACGGAAGAGTGGCGTCACGGCACAACAGCACCAGGCCATACTCGCCATTCGCGGCCACAAGGACGGCGAGCCGCTGACGGTCGGGGAACTCGCCGAGCACCTCACCATCCGCCATCACAGCGCGGTGGAACTGGTGGACCGTCTCGCCAAGGCCGGGCTGGTGACGCGGGTGGGCGCGGAGCATGATCGCCGCACCGTGCTGGTCGGGCTGACGCCGAAGTCCGAGGGCATCCTGGAAGAGCTCTCGGCCATTCATCTCGACGAACTCAAATCCAGCCGCGAACTGCTGGTGCAGTTGCTGGAGCGTCTGGACCGGGCGTGA